ACTTCGATTCCAACTCCGCCGCTTCCGTCTCCCGGCTCGACTGCACCCGTGTCGTTCGCATGCTACCGCCCTTCACCCTTGCCTCGTGGCAATCAATATAGCCGTGAGCGGGGCAAAGCACAACGCAGCGCGCACAACCATTCTGGACCTGCACCCGTCGAGCAATACGCTCCAAATCCAGGCCCAGGGTGTTGCACTTCCCCGCGCCGCGAATTAAGCCAAATTGGGTTGACCGAACATTATCTATTGGCAGTAATCGCGAGTGCAGCTTGATTTCTCGCTACCATATTTCGAATTCGCAAACGTGAGGCGGCGTGATGCGACGGTGGGAAAGAAGGCTGAAAACAACACAGGACGCGATTTCGGATTCGAGTAAGCGCACGCCCCGGCTGACCAGAATCACTCCATCGAAACGGTGCCGCCACTTTTCCTGCTCCACTCTTCTTCCAGGCGCGGGCGCGCCTTCCACCGGCGGTGGAGCCAGAGCCATTGCTCGGGGTGCGCGCGGACCTGTTCCTCGATAAGGTCCTGGCAGCGTTGTGTGATGGCGACGAGGTCGGCACGGAAGTCGCCGGTGCGTTCGAGCGCAACCGGCGATGAAAAGCGGAGCGTGTAATGACCCCTTGCGTCGCGCGTCATGGTGACGACGACCATCGGCATTTTCTGGCGCAACGCGACCATCGCGGGGGCGGCCGTTGCCCAGCAGGGCCGCCCGAAAAACGTGACGGGCACGGCGCTCTCGCGCGGGCTTTGATCGGCGAGCACGCCGACCACCCAACCGTCTTTGAGCAGCTTCAGCATTTGCTGGCCGCCGCCGGTCTTGTCGATCGTGCGCACGCCGCGGCTCGTGCGAATGCGATCGACGTAGGCGTTCAGTGCGGGCGCGTCGAGAGGGCGGACAACTTCCGCGACGTTAAAGCCAAGGTTTTTCAGCACTGACGCCATCCACTCCCAATTGCCGAGGTGCGCGGCGAGCATGAAGCCCGGGCGGTCGCGGTTAAGGTGTTCGGCGCCTTCAACGGTGACCCACCGCGCGATATTCTCC
The genomic region above belongs to Candidatus Hydrogenedentota bacterium and contains:
- a CDS encoding lysophospholipid acyltransferase family protein, with product MGRRRNVFVQSIAAYASIAFCRVMALLPLPVCRFVGRAVGVLAYALVPRVRRVALENLRNAYGDTLTEREVRAIACGAAMNVGIVAAEFAHIPRLTPENIARWVTVEGAEHLNRDRPGFMLAAHLGNWEWMASVLKNLGFNVAEVVRPLDAPALNAYVDRIRTSRGVRTIDKTGGGQQMLKLLKDGWVVGVLADQSPRESAVPVTFFGRPCWATAAPAMVALRQKMPMVVVTMTRDARGHYTLRFSSPVALERTGDFRADLVAITQRCQDLIEEQVRAHPEQWLWLHRRWKARPRLEEEWSRKSGGTVSME